The following are encoded in a window of Impatiens glandulifera chromosome 5, dImpGla2.1, whole genome shotgun sequence genomic DNA:
- the LOC124940741 gene encoding uncharacterized protein LOC124940741 gives MKIIIPTPPSSSKKSHETYLRFLKPGALAKLRDSRINARSSSHRIDFKLMISSIGIQSPPHRIPNLHAEANDDANFLCFTGRINGPRFPQRKKLMAARSFFFINNSSPPTDSPASVIIDDAFSNDMLAAH, from the coding sequence ATGAAGATCATCATCCCAACGCCGCCATCATCTTCCAAGAAATCCCACGAAACATACCTTAGATTCCTCAAGCCAGGAGCTCTTGCGAAGCTTCGTGATTCTCGAATCAACGCCAGGTCCTCGTCTCACCGAATTGATTTCAAGCTCATGATCTCTTCGATCGGAATCCAATCGCCGCCGCATCGGATCCCAAATCTTCACGCGGAGGCCAATGACGACGCTAATTTCCTCTGCTTCACGGGAAGGATCAACGGTCCCAGATTTCCGCAGAGGAAGAAGCTAATGGCGGCTAGATCTTTCTTCTTTATCAACAACTCCAGTCCGCCTACAGATTCACCTGCCTCCGTTATCATCGATGACGCCTTCAGTAATGATATGCTTGCTGCACATTga
- the LOC124939725 gene encoding uncharacterized protein LOC124939725, translated as MKIPTTTPTQSSSSSSSKKNKSSEKTTYLRYLKPGALAKIRDSRISAMMSSQRNELKKIEISPPPPPINGMVQSPPAEANDDGSVLCFTGRMNNGPRFPQRKKLMAGRSFFFTSPPPTDSPVDSSEDDDALSSSSSSNVAR; from the coding sequence ATGAAGATCCCAACAACAACACCAACGcaatcatcatcttcttcttcttccaagaaGAATAAATCCTCGGAAAAAACAACATACCTTAGATACCTTAAGCCAGGAGCTCTTGCGAAGATTCGTGATTCTCGAATCAGCGCAATGATGTCGTCTCAGCGTAATGAATTGAAGAAGATCGAGatctctcctcctcctcctcccatCAATGGAATGGTGCAATCGCCCCCGGCGGAGGCCAATGACGATGGTAGTGTCCTCTGCTTCACGGGAAGGATGAACAACGGTCCTAGATTTCCGCAGAGGAAGAAGTTAATGGCGGGTAGATCTTTCTTCTTTACCAGTCCGCCGCCCACAGATTCACCTGTTGATTCCTCCGAGGATGATGATGCGTtaagtagtagtagtagtagtaatgTTGCACGATGA
- the LOC124940367 gene encoding uncharacterized protein LOC124940367: MVHTIEVGDTGRVSDLMTLELDSTNPPTKKRSIQTGVSVYCGTTKKKLHVTRPSSSSSAYRTSRKTGSTHMNRKISRVNVPMLSSEDISADNTPVRGSSRIVEIVDLKCGKPEGTWPVRITTRLKKLGFTKLTSSKSGK, translated from the coding sequence ATGGTTCATACAATTGAAGTAGGTGACACAGGAAGAGTAAGCGATCTCATGACTCTTGAACTAGACTCCACAAATCCACCAACCAAGAAAAGGTCCATCCAAACTGGCGTCTCGGTTTATTGCGGTACAACAAAAAAAAAGCTTCATGTTACTAGACCATCCTCCTCATCCTCAGCATATAGAACAAGTAGAAAGACGGGAAGCACCCACATGAATAGGAAGATTTCCCGTGTCAATGTTCCCATGCTCAGCTCTGAAGACATTTCTGCAGATAATACTCCGGTCAGAGGATCATCTCGTATAGTTGAAATAGTCGACCTGAAATGTGGAAAACCTGAGGGAACGTGGCCTGTCCGAATCACTACACGACTCAAGAAACTGGGCTTCACAAAACTGACGTCTTCTAAATCTGGCAAATAA
- the LOC124940366 gene encoding 50S ribosomal protein L6, chloroplastic-like: MASTSFQTANLNSSFWSERSRICISARPAAIRVGFTKKSNIECKESRIGKQPIGIPSNVTILLEGQGLSVKGPLGQLSITYPREVKVEKEESGELRVRKALETRRANQMHGLFRTLTDNVVVGVSKGFDKRLQLVGVGYRAILEGKDLVLNLGFSHPVRMEIPDGLQVKVEENTRIVVSGYDKSVIGEFAASIRKWRPPEPYKGKGVKYADEIIRRKEGKAGKKK, translated from the exons ATGGCTTCTACTTCCTTTCAGACTGC CAACTTGAACTCTTCCTTTTGGAGTGAGAGGAGCAGAATTTGTATTTCTGCTAGACCTGCTGCAATTCGTGTTGGTTTCACAAAGAAGAGCAATATTGAGTGTAAAGAATCTAGAATTGGAAAGCAACCAATTGGTATCCCATCCAATGTGACAATTTTATTGGAAGGACAGGGTTTGAGTGTAAAGGGTCCTCTTGGCCAGCTTTCAATCACTTATCCGCGTGAAGTTAAGGTTGAGAAAGAGGAATCCGGGGAACTTAGAGTCAGAAAGGCACTGGAAACCAGAAGGGCCAACCAAATGCATGGCTTGTTCAG GACTCTGACTGACAACGTGGTGGTGGGTGTCTCTAAAGGATTTGATAAACGGCTCCAACTAGTGGGTGTTGGGTACCGTGCCATACTTGAAGGAAAAGACTTGGTTTTGAATCTGGGTTTCTCTCATCCGGTTAGGATGGAAATCCCAGATGGCCTGCAGGTGAAGGTGGAGGAAAACACTAGAATAGTGGTGAGCGGGTATGATAAGAGCGTCATTGGCGAATTTGCAGCTTCCATCAGAAAATGGAGGCCGCCTGAACCATACAAGGGTAAGGGAGTCAAGTATGCTGATGAAATCATTAGAAGAAAAGAGGGTAAAGCTGGGAAAAAGAAGTGA